Within the Sebastes umbrosus isolate fSebUmb1 chromosome 5, fSebUmb1.pri, whole genome shotgun sequence genome, the region gtctatcaaatgtcagaaaatggtgaaaaatgtcgatcgatgtttcccaaagcccaagatgacgtccttttgttttgtccacaactcaaaaagattcagtttactgtcatagaggagtaaagaaaccagaaaatattcacatttaaaaagctggaatcagagaattctgACTTCTAGTCTGTTCACACAGTATTTCTCACTTACCCTTTTGGTATGTAGCCATGCAGATCGTTTCACTTTTATCTGCTGAGCTTCTGACTTATCTACCACTGAAGCTCCTGCTGCTAAACCAGAACAATGGAGGAGAGTGGAATTTggtttgtggtgctcacagcagTAACAAAAGACATATTAAAAAATGCAACATCAACTTGTCTTTCAAGAAATGGtgttgtaataatataatataactatGATTTTTTGGCACAGGTTCGTTGACCAACCTGCTGCAGAAAGCTGCAGTGAGCATCATTCAGCAGGCAGACTGCCAGCGGTCGTATGGAAACGTGCTGACTCCTAACATGATGTGTGCTGGTTACATGGAGGGAGGCAGGGACACCTGTTTGGTAAGATGCAGGACATTCTACTATGTGACCCAAATACCTTTTACACAGCCTGGAAATGGGCCGGACATCTGGCTGGTACCGTCTTGGCATCATCTGAGCGTTAAGATTGTGGACCAAGATTACACAAGTGCTCAGAGGCTCAGGGGAAATAAGGCCATGGTTGTGATAAATCTTTTTACAGTGGATGGTTAACCAGGTCAGAGCAAAGTAAAGTTATTCTTTAAAGGTTTCTAGGAATTGTCTTTGGAAAAAGTAAAAGCATATGAAAAATTCATGGTTTGAAAAAACTTGTTGGATATTATAATGATGGAGAAAACCAAGTGTTGCTTGTTCAGGAACATTGCAGCACTTGTGTGAGAGATGCTTATCTGATGGGAGAGAGTAGACTTTCCTTCCTAAAAATACAGAGCCCCCCTTCTCACCCGCTTCCTCTCTGTAATCTTCTTATGTAAGGAAACCCACATGCATTCCTGTCTCGGTCAAAGCACCTGGCATCTCAGCAGCGATCCAAGTGACATTCTCTTTGTACCTTACTCTTCTGCTTCCTCACTCGTCcttaatcattattttattctcCTTTTCATGCTGGAGACTGCGTTGCATTGAGGTTATTTTAATTtctaacaaattaataaaaagccACTCTTTCTCCCCTCTCATTCAGGGAGACTCTGGAGGGCCGCTGACCTGTCGGGAGCCCTCTGGCCAGTGGTTTATTGCTGGAGTGACCAGTTGGGGACATGGATGTGGGCGAATTGGTTTCCCGGGGGTTTACACTCGTGTAACGTCTGTCAGGCAATGGATATCTACATACCTCCCTTTCTGAAGAGGCAAAAAAGGAGCTTAAACCGCAAAAAGATGATAAACCCAAATGGATTTTCCTGATAAAACTGTACTGTACGAGGACCAAAGTCATGCTAAAAGCCACATGTACATAGTTTCCACAGTATTGACCTGTGTGACCTACTGGTCATAGGTGCTGTTTGTAATACTGTGCAGTCATCTGGACTGGGACCATCCTCTTTCATAATGTACTGAAGAAATAAGGAGAATTCTGAACTGTGGCTTATGGACATCCTGCTAGCACATGCATGGTTTAAAGTATTTATTTCCGTTATTTATTTTCCTGACCGGTAAACTTACTGTGCatggtgtatttttttcattttgtgtggGTTCAGAATATATGTGGTTCATTTATGGGTACATTTCCTTGTCTTTTTTgtagggctgcctcctcttagtcAATCAGTCGACTAATCTGTTGTTTTGGTCTAAGACGACAAAGATTTCTTAAGTCGATtagtcattattttatgtttttttcatgctgaattactTATTTCCAAGGAACTTTttagcacatctctggtaaacaccagatttcaagtggtgcttttgtgcgaTTCTTGTGTGGAGAGCTGTAAAACACAGATGTAAGTGAGTGTAAGTCGactttctttggtcgaggacagccctattttgttcttttctattttttagaAAATAAGACAAAGATGCAGTGTAATAATTGTTACTGAAAGGTGGGTTTTCTGGGAAAAATATAGTTCTGTATGAAAAAGTGGTGCTGGAATTAGCTTTAGAGGAATTTTAACTTGAGTTTGATAAACTCATGGTGATATTTCATTGATATACACTCTTTTTTGATGAGACACAAGAGAGGACTCTGATTAACAAGATTTATTGATTTTTCATAATGATCATTCCATTTGCTCACAATCACACTGCAAATAATGTTCACAAGCTTTTGTGGCTCTCACTTCCCTACATAAACTCAGCTGGGTAGGAAAAAAAGGATTTCCAGACATCTGACAAGCCGTGTACATACAGCTGAGAAAGGTTCAGTACCCCCCGTACAGCGAGGCAGACCCTGCTGAAACAAACCCACTACTGTGGAGGGCGGCAGATAGAGTGACAACTAGAAAACAGGTCAGACAAAACAGTTTTGTTCTCCAGGCGTACTTTGATATCGGACTGTTTGGAGGCTTGTGAATGTCAGGTTCACGGTTGTGAAAACACCAAGTCGGTCCTTAAGTCTTCCTTTTGATTGTGTAAGTAGGTCTTTTAGAGTAAAAGCTTGTTAAGGAAAGTCAGTGTTGTCCCTTAAGGGCTCCAGTTGTGCGGCTTGTTTTCTAGGCACAAATATTTAGTCTCTCTCTGAGCATCAACACAATGAAAAGAACAGGTATAAACACATACTGTTAGAATTACTCCAAAAAACAAAAGCTGTAGTGCTGCAGTTGACTGATGCAAGACTGTCACATTGCaacagtacttttatttttaaactgcttatcctattcacACAGGGTTGAAAcatttcccagcatgcactgctcAAGATATGGGGTACACTTTGGACAGGTTGCCAGTCAGTCACAGGGCTAGCACGCACTTACAGACACATTCACACTTATGTTCACTCCAACAGACAATTTAGAGTTTCCAATTCTCCTCACTTATATGTCTTAACACACACAGGTGTAAATCACAGCTTTTTATAATGCATGATTACTTGTTAACCAGAAGATTAATTATTCAtaatgacacaaaaacacaaataattaaACTTTGTAACTGAACTGTTCCTCAGAGCAAAATCAAAATGTCCACAGAGACATTGTTATGGCCAGAGTCCACAGGCTCTGTGAGGtattgtgatgatgatgatgatggtgtgctgctgctgtgcacaGCACCTGGCCTCCAGTGGAAACACTGTGCTCCTCTTCGCTGTAAAGCAGCAGCCCGAGGAAGGGAAGGGTGACAAGGGGTGTTCACATGCGAGCTCTTTCCCTCTGTAATCTGGAGTTGTACGTTCGGGACACGGTGTTCCAGGCATCCATATATCGGTCCATACACATGGCAATACATTTCTGTGAGGAGAAAAACAGCGACATTAACACGATTCatgatcattttatttatttatttttaaactttattgcagGAGTTAACATAACTTTACATTTGCTTacatatgatgatgatgatgttcatATTTATATCAATGTTTATaaactggggggaaaaaaattcggaaacttgtgtttggtggattatttctctgttgttacaatgctaattggcattgtattatacatcgttggaaagcctgtttatttactttcacaatgatgtccaacttgtaaggatcgcgcatttgtgggatgaccagcacagctgattatgtgggtaacttttttttcccagtttatattttatagtgaaattagaaaagataaagaaataaagaaaataactgaaatgaaaacaagGAAAAGATTAAGGataaaagtaaatacataaacagaaaaattatctttttaaaggctgcaactaactattttcattgtaaatcattctgccaattattttctcgattaatcatatgatgatgatgttcaTACTTAcatctatgtttatatattttatagtgaacaggtaaaaattATGAGTCTTTGGAATATAACTCATCAAAAACTGGTGAAAAGTGCAAAGTACAGGACTTAATGGACATAttcagattgcttgttttgtctgaccaatagTCCAAAACATTCCCTTCACTATCATAGAAATCAAAGagagcagcaaatcttcacatgaGGTTATCATAGATGATCAAAATTACAgattttctgtcaattgactaTAATCTCTTTACACCTGAAAGCAAGCTGCTCATTATGGCCCAGCACATACCTGCTCTGAGTTGTCCAGCGTGCTTCCAGGTTTACCTATGCACTTCTTAAAGCATTTGTCTGTCATTCTCTGAAACACAAAAGTTTGTTATGGGTTATTAGTGACAGCTGACAGTTCACAACATCACCCGGTGAGTATTTAGCTGATGTTTTATAGATGAAAACACTCTGAGACGTCTGGTTTAAAGGTAAGGCACATCTGTACAGTCAAAGGCTTTAGGACGTTACATCATGTCAACAGCATTTCAATGACTAGCTAGCTGAGTTACTactgtttgagtaatgtttcattaatgtgGTGTAATATCAGTGACAATATCTCAATGTAACGTTGTGAGAGGACTGATAAAGGTGCTCATATCATCCCCAGTGAACGTTACTGTATTTAATGTTACTCTTCCACTCTCTAAGTTAAGTTTGTATGCTCGTCTTGGTAGCTTAGCAGCGGTGTCCATTGgttacctgcagcagctcctgagcGTTAGCCACCGCGATCTGGACCTTCACCTGCTCCATGATCGTCCCGGTGTCTACTTTACCACCGGATCCACCTCCACCAGCCGAGAAGTCTGAACCGAACCCGTCCATTATCTACCGGAGTCGTTAC harbors:
- the timm13 gene encoding mitochondrial import inner membrane translocase subunit Tim13, with product MDGFGSDFSAGGGGSGGKVDTGTIMEQVKVQIAVANAQELLQRMTDKCFKKCIGKPGSTLDNSEQKCIAMCMDRYMDAWNTVSRTYNSRLQRERARM